The Mus pahari chromosome 5, PAHARI_EIJ_v1.1, whole genome shotgun sequence genomic sequence TTTGGTGAGAAAATGCCTATAGGTGGCAGGGGAGGACAGCACAAGTGGCTGAGTGGACTGGGTATGTGCATGCCGCAGGAGGATGCTGGAAAGGGGATAGGAGAAAAGCGAGTGTAGGAGAGAGTAAGAATTATGTAAAGCCAGGGACCTCTGAGAAAAGCCAGCAAGGAGAATCCTGGATAAGTGGAGAGGAGGTGTGTAATGTGAACATACAAGCCAGTGGATTCCATTTGTCTCAGATGAAGTGATGGTCTGTCTTGGCAttggggagaagaggaaaagttcCAGGGCAGGATTGACTTCCTGGGTGGAGAGACTAAGCCACCTAGGAAATATATTCAAAACTACCTCTGCTTCTTCAATGCCTCCTTTCTATTATAAAGGTCTTGGTGGGGACCCAGGATAAAACCCACTACATTTGGATGGGAATATGTGTGAACCTACTATTCTCTGACGATAAGTTTAACttttaagtattattattattattattattattatattaaagtattattattattattttttaaccatGAAGCAGTAAATAGCCTAGATGCTTTCAGGATAGAATCATTCAGTGCAAGACACATCTTCCAAAATGGCCATATCTATATCCTCTATGGTATATGTCAAAGTGACCTTTGATGATCCTACAATTGAGTGGTAGGGACTTTGTCTCTCCCTTTGAACTTGGGTGGATTATCTCCTCTTGCACCTGAAAAAATATGGCTGAGTCTAAAATGTCTCAGTACTCTTCTCCTCTACAGTTTTCCTCctgtgtagctttttttttttttaagggtttattttatgtatatgagtactgtcgctgtcctcagacacaccagaagagggcatcagatcccattacagatggttgtgagccaccatgtggttgctgggaattgaactcaggatctctggaagaggggtcagtgctctgaactgctaagccacctctccagccctctgtgtaGCTTTTTATGGCTCTTCATTCTCTCAGTTTCAGGAAGACAGACTTATCCAGAACTTAGCTGTTTCTCTTGAAGTTGTGGAAGAATTTCCTGCTGGCTGGGTcaaactctttttgttttttttttttttttctgacaatcATGTAGAATGTATGAAGAAAGCTTGAAACACCACCCCAGATATGCAGGAGACACAAGAGTTAATGGCAACAAAGATATCTATTAATATGGTGCTACCAGAAAAATGGTTTCGATCCCAACATGGCGCATTAGCTACCAACCCCTCATCATCTGTAACCTCGATTTACCTTTGAGGGACCTTAAACTCAGATAATCTTAAAGTCCTTCAGACCAGAAAGGGAAAGCTTCACTCTCCATCTTTCCCTGTTCTTTGCCTTTTCTCATAACAACATCTTGAACACAAGGACCCCAGACCCCAGGGGTTGGACTTGTCAATGGTTAGCTCAATTTCCATGTTCAAACATCTCATCTCTCTTTGAGCCCAGGTCCTGGCCTGGAGGCAGTCTCTTGGTGGCTGTTGGGCAGGACCTTATGTACAGTGATAGAAGAATGGACACCTTGGATAATCAATGTCCCTGTGGATCCTAGAGAAAGTCCAGTGTTCTGAGGGAAGCATCCTACTGGTTCATCTTGCCCAGAGAGGATCCAGCATGTGCAaacaggatggaggaaggaggaagtttGGGCCAGGGTGATGTTCCAGATGTTGGCTTTCTTGGCTGTCGGCTAGAGGCAGGCCGACTTGTAGAAGTTATGAGGATCCTGGAGGTGTCCAGGTGTGGAGCATCACATGGCTGAGCAGGGTATCTCCTCATGGTCCAAGCACCAGTTTATGTTGTCCTTCATGACATCTATACGAGGGCATTCTCTGTCTCTGGAAGCACTCTGTCAGTGCGAGcatcctttcccttccctgaTGAGGAGATCAGAGAGTTAGCCCTTCAGTGTTTGGAGTCTTGGCATACCTGGCACCCGGCCTCAAGCTTCTGATCACTAAATGTCCTGAACCCAATCACCCCTTTTTATGTCCTAAAACCCTGGAAGAGGAGATGTTTGTTAAGAACAGGACCCTCTTCTTAGTGTGTGCATGGCATCTGCATCTATGCCATGAGTTAGCGCCATGAATGCGGTAGAGCTAGGGCAAGCCTCTGGACACACTGTGTAGAGGTTTTACATCATCCCAGGTGGCCACAGTCAGTTTTTTATGGGCCTTTAAAATTTAAGGATAAGTAAAAGGAGCCCATCACAGAGAACCTCAGAGTGGGATTCCATTCATGTGAAGTGTCCAGAATAGACGAAGAAGGTAGGTATGTGGCTGCCTAGGGCTGGGGGAAGCACTGGGGTGGAGGAATGTTAACTAAGTGGTTATGGTATTCTTTTGGTGGGAAAAGCGATAGAAATGTTCTAAAGGTGGTTGTGGGTTGGAGGCTAAGCTCCGGATTAACTTAAAGCCATTAAATTGCATGCCTTAACTAGGTGAATTGTACAAGGGATGATTTATATCTCAATAAAATGGGTTTTAAAAGCTGTTCTTTTCTAGGTTTCTACTTTCTTACTACAAATTTTGGGAATCAAAGGGTCTAGGAAAGATCCTCTTCCTAGCAGATAGGACCTCTAAATGGGGTACACTCTCAGCTGTCCACCCCAGCCCACTTTTCCTGTCCCTTGAGAAGAATATACAAGTACCTGTCACTCCTGGACTCAGTGCCTAATCACAGAACAAGACCCTGGTCTTCCAGGACGTGAATAACAGTGAAACCAGCAAGCTCAGCATGAAAACAACCATGAAGTCTATGTCATCTGAGATACTCCTTCAGGGACAAGGTATGGGACATCTGGGCAGATGTGGGTCTAATCTGTGTGTAGAGCCTAGTCTAACAAGATTTTCCTCACCACTCATTTGTGGAAAGAGGTGTTATCAGCCATTGGtcaggggtgggttggggggggctTCTCCTTTAGAGTTCCTTTCTCAAGACTAGTTGGCAAGAAGTGATTAGGATTTCTCTATACCTTTCGTCAGTAACTGATCACTAAGACTGTTACTGTTCCAGGAGTCACTGATGCTCAATGACCTGTTGGGTGTGTCCCATAGGGAACCACCCTTTGCCTTTGGAAAGCTCAGAAGTCAGTAGGAGCAAACAGGTAACTAGTCCTCGGAACGGAGTGATCCAAGGTGACTAAAGGAAGGATATTACTCAGACTAAAGGTAGGGAGGTAGCGGGGGAGTTAGGAAAGACTTTCTGGAACACACTCACCTTGAAGACTCAGCAAGCGAGGGTGGAATGGAGAGGTAAGATCACATAAAGTGTGTTCTAGGTAGAAAGAATATAATGTGCGCAGGCTTGAGGGAAAGTATGTGAGGGAGCAGGTCATCTGAAGAATTGCAGAGGGAGATTAAAGTTGTTCAGTCTGGTTGGAGAGGGCTGAGGTGTATGGCAGGCGATGCAAAGGGGCAAGCTTGTGAATCTTGGTGGGAGCagtcccagctccttcccagaattcccaaaCCCCTTTCCCAATTTATAAGACTCCTACCTGAGCAGAGGCCATAGTGCCATGCCCCAAAGAGACCAGCCAGGATCAGGAACAGTGTAATTGGCACTACTACCAGTAGCACGTCCTTGTAGGAGGCCTTCCCGGAGGCTGCAACATGGAAggtagagtcagagacaggcctgATGCACCATGATCCCTCAAACGCTGCCTACTGGTCGTCGGCATACCTGCCTCGTGATGGCAGCTCTCCCAGGGGGTGACTGTGGTCATGTCCCAGCTGACAGGGTTGGAGGCAATGCAGGTAAAGGCCACATCCTTGTCCCCCAGCCCCAGTGAGACACTTAACACCTGTCCGTTTGAGAAATGGCTGCGTACTTCGCCATTAAAGTCCACTGTCCCCTCCCGTCGCCAGCTGTAGGTTATGTCACTGATGTTGGGGGCCCAGCAGGACAAGAAGACCTGACAGGTATTGAGGGGTTGAGTCTCCTCGGTTGCAGTGAACACTTGAACCTCGGGCTTGGGTACTGCATCTGTGGGGAGAGCAGCAGAGAGGGTTAGGTTACAAGGCTGCTGGGGCAAGGTCACAGCTCAGTCTGTTCTGTGCATGGTCAGATGCCTCTCTTGTCCTTTAATCTCATTCATCTCCCTTCTGCTGATTCTTTAACTTGGGACCCAGAGCCTTTTATGAAGTGATCTGTGTCAACCTCCTCAGTTACActctctgctggtcttcctcgCCTAGTCCATTGGTTTCCAGTTCTCCCAAACGTGAGGTGCTGCGTCGTGACTTCCATGCCTCTGTGTGGCTCATCCGTGCACAGAAGTGCTCTGTGCATCatcttttggagacaaggtctcagtctGTATTCTGGGTTGTCCTCATACTCagaatccttctgcttctacttaTTGCAGGGGTGTGCCACCCTACCTGGCGTTATCCTTTCCCTTCTTGCCCACCTGGGCAACTCCTTTGCATCCTTTAAGAACCCCTGCCCCTACTGtacctgactctgttgcctgcccatggatcctgttcctctaactgggccgccttgtctggcctcagtgggagagcttGTGTCCAGTCCTGCAGTAACTTGATGTGGGAGAGTAGACTGGTACCCagcaggggagaaggggaggggacctgggggaagggctgtgtgtgtggcagactgggaggagaggaggggctgaGATCGAGAcacaaaatggataaataaagaaaaaaagacacctCCCCCTTGGACACACTGCCTTATGCCTTGACTGTGACACCTACCCTGACAGTTCAGGTGTGACTCAGAACTCTCTAGGCACCCtgttcctgtctttctctctctttctctctttttttgtagtGCTTCCTTTACAGTGTGCAAGTCACTAAACAAGGGATGACAAGTATTTATTAGTTCAGGTAAGAGCACACATTCCTGTACTTTGGGAGCTTACGGTTTAgtgaaggagacagacacagacatgacgataaataaaaaaaaaaaccctaatcgTCAGGGCATAAGATGCTGTGCATGAGGAGTCTCAGGGGAGGGGCTCTGTCTTGTTATTGCCATACCTTGGCGCTCTAGTGCTGGCAAAACGGTGCTTGATACCTGCGCTGCTGAACAAATTAGTGTCCTGGCATCCTAAGCCGTGCGTGGCTCCTCACTCCTATATAGATTGATGAGCAAATCCCTGGGTCTCTAGCAATGAGGCCAGTGGGAGAGCATTATAGTGACGACAGGAGGGCTGAGTCTCTGACAGCATTCCAAAGTCAAGCTGAGTAAAACCTCATTAACGCCAGCTCAATCTGGTGGGATTTGtgatatgaaaaaaaagaaatgatttgccGGGCATACTAATAGTATAAACAGAGATTACAGGGGGGATATTTACACCACTTAAGAGGACAAGCTGCCTCCAAACACGATCAGGCGCGGTGGAAACACCCATCGACATTTCTGGTAACCGATCTGCTAATTCAAATCATTCTTATCTATTGTCAAAGCTGAGCTCCTAAGGACGGCGGCTTGGCAGCTTCCTGCAATTAGTTCTAATCACGCTATGTATTTGGAAGCAATAAAACAGCAATTTCCTTAAAATCTGTAATTCAGATCCTGCGAACAAGGCAGTTTAGGGCTTAGTGGTGTGGGTGCTGCCTGCATCACCACATTCAATGTCCTTGTTTCACATGTGCGGCAgctgagactggagtggggaagAGGCCCCAGGGCCTGCGTGGCTGTGGAGGTTACTCACTGTGCAAGGGCACTGGGATAGGGGGCTAAACAGTGCTGAAAGCCAGCCGGCATTCTGACTGCTAAGACACACAATTTGCTTCAGGCCTTCATGTGTCCTGAAGCTCAACCTCTGACTGCATTAGCACCCTGAATGGCTCACCCAAGGGCAGGTACGATAGACATCTCTGGGGCTTTGAGAATCCTTCCCAGTTTGCTTAtagcctctcccccacccctgcttccccgTTCTAGTCGCtatccccactttctgttctgtaATTTGGACTCTCTGTAACCTTCCACATGTCTGAGTTTTTACTGAAATACTGGTGTGGGGCCACACACATTTGTGTCTCAAGCCATTAGGTAGGTGAGATAAATGGGAGTTAAAAGGCCTGGGACAgcagaaatgaatgaagaaggagggggagggagaggaggggaaggggaaatgtgtgggagggagggggaggggagggggagaggagtgggaggaggaagaggaagggaaagaagagggggaagaggaaagggagggggaggaagaagaggaggaaaaggagagagaaggggggaggaggaaggggagggagaggaggagtgggaggagagaccgtGC encodes the following:
- the Slamf8 gene encoding SLAM family member 8 isoform X2; amino-acid sequence: MWSLWSLLLFEALLPVVVVSVQVLSKVGDSELLVVECPPGFQVREAIWRSLWPSEELLATFFRGSLETLYHSRFLGRVQLYDNLSLELGPLKPGDSGNFSVLMVDTGGQTWTQTLHLKVYDAVPKPEVQVFTATEETQPLNTCQVFLSCWAPNISDITYSWRREGTVDFNGEVRSHFSNGQVLSVSLGLGDKDVAFTCIASNPVSWDMTTVTPWESCHHEAASGKASYKDVLLVVVPITLFLILAGLFGAWHYGLCSGRRKGKDARTDRVLPETENALV
- the Slamf8 gene encoding SLAM family member 8 isoform X1, producing MGLSSRTTAPSVHSSGLGWIPWFAEGVFQGRTAAMWSLWSLLLFEALLPVVVVSVQVLSKVGDSELLVVECPPGFQVREAIWRSLWPSEELLATFFRGSLETLYHSRFLGRVQLYDNLSLELGPLKPGDSGNFSVLMVDTGGQTWTQTLHLKVYDAVPKPEVQVFTATEETQPLNTCQVFLSCWAPNISDITYSWRREGTVDFNGEVRSHFSNGQVLSVSLGLGDKDVAFTCIASNPVSWDMTTVTPWESCHHEAASGKASYKDVLLVVVPITLFLILAGLFGAWHYGLCSGKGKDARTDRVLPETENALV
- the Slamf8 gene encoding SLAM family member 8 isoform X3, which encodes MWSLWSLLLFEDAVPKPEVQVFTATEETQPLNTCQVFLSCWAPNISDITYSWRREGTVDFNGEVRSHFSNGQVLSVSLGLGDKDVAFTCIASNPVSWDMTTVTPWESCHHEAASGKASYKDVLLVVVPITLFLILAGLFGAWHYGLCSGRRKGKDARTDRVLPETENALV